In one window of Notolabrus celidotus isolate fNotCel1 chromosome 15, fNotCel1.pri, whole genome shotgun sequence DNA:
- the LOC117826759 gene encoding zinc finger protein 585A-like isoform X1: MAAVSSQNFHSDKMSKTLTENGFPPLSSFRLIVPPLQLVSAALLEIVKQGAVMYYGVLEEFITTVLETAHELLTDTERLQLVIGLRAKVLLELCRNDSYADQQTFQHNLSEMNTFIANQDNETSNSEVKASVANFVKLVHTLVENRCQKEAFYQNIFPTVFGPKYDSALQALMKKFLFNLQKLLPVPSLEQTSLWLSLSPAILKECVDFINQPQPLKTLIQHHKHHGHKVPQAFSSSGDHCILSSLSFHLPKVDNDKGYTQVKSEPTCDSQDWQMDNVLYREIKKDNEEDFKVDYADFVSNVEEPGQQCVNAVTEDQGASVEVILPSFDETESSDDDLDKKWFHHLKTGRRTSTKTFKCHVCGKDFSSCSRLKKHKITHRATKRMSQEDSASQSRAFEKMNLYSKRRTCSEDKASRGETELSSFASATTPSPSCHNSRPNCELSSDDCSLVCQVCDKVFTCSENFDKHQQICADRRKRPKTDPQCSSSSAHLFELNAVDKTKKLFPSEMSHELPEEISSHLPQDQKCKRHSRIKQCSKCREIFTCSTDLIRHMKSHTEQSPFHCSSCDEEFDSYEDHETHKEGKRQASNQLLEEYSSSNENKRNRKNTIVSSKISLTLTTSDAPEDLKTRKPPLTCQECGLRFTYSMSFEKHQKKCSEAASQRKTSTNYLIICGCDLFSADNSNESNDEKSSETVETKTATTPSTADDAGGSQHKTRTFKCGMCDADFSKIELLKKHYSESHDFRGPYPCTMCKRSFLRLCELIRHQQNKPLFLCPTCKKGFREPGEIKRHEKIHTARANVTPFVCETCGRSFKFRVNLIMHQRKHRERPPNVCSYCGKQFSSKDSLKAHMVRHTDGYPCPVCGKKFYQKTYLTYHLNRHTGQENYLCETCGKGWPTAAQLKVHMVKHTEGRPFKCDDCGATYKWESGLIAHHRAKHVGLRPFVCEFCSKAFRINSELKKHMMVHTGERPFSCPMCGKKFTKSFNLKKHREKPCL, translated from the exons ATGGCGGCGGTGTCGAGCCAAAATTTCCATAGCGACAAAATGAGCAAGACTTTAACGGAGAATG gtttccctcccctctcctctttccgTCTCATCGTCCCCCCTCTGCAGCTTGTGTCTGCAGCTCTTTTGGAGATAGTGAAGCAGGGAGCTGTGATGTACTACGGTGTGCTGGAGGAGTTCATTACCACAGTCCTGGAAACAGCTCATGAGCTTCTCACCGACACAGAGAGACTCCAACTAGTGATTGGCCTACGTGCAAAG GTATTGCTAGAGCTCTGTCGCAATGATTCATATGCAGACCAGCAGACCTTTCAGCATAATTTGAGTGAAATGAACACCTTCATTGCAAACCAGGATAACGAG ACCTCCAATTCTGAGGTCAAAGCTTCAGTTGCAAACTTTGTGAAGCTTGTTCACACTCTAGTTGAAAATCGGTGCCAGAAGGAGGCCTTTTATCAG aaTATCTTTCCAACAGTGTTTGGCCCTAAATATGACTCAGCACTACAAGCTCTGATGAAGAAATTCCTCTTTAACCTACAGAAGCTGCTTCCTGTCCCTAGCCTTGAACAA ACTTCCTTGTGGCTCAGCCTCTCCCCTGCTATCTTAAAAGAGTGTGTGGACTTCATAAATCAGCCTCAGCCACTGAAAACACTTATTCAACATCACAAACACCATGGGCACAAAGTTCCACAAG ccttttcttcctctggCGATCATTGCATCCTCTCCAGTCTGTCCTTTCACCTACCAAAAGTGGACAATGACAAAGGCTACACCCAAGTCAAATCTGAACCCACATGTGACTCACAAGATTGGCAGATGGATAACGTTCTTTACAGAGAGATCAAAAAAGATAATGAAGAAGACTTCAAGGTGGACTATGCAGATTTTGTGAGTAATGTTGAAGAACCTGGACAGCAGTGTGTCAATGCTGTCACTGAAGACCAGGGAGCCTCTGTGGAAGTAATACTTCCATCTTTTGATGAAACTGAATCTAGTGATGATGACCTGGACAAAAAATGGTTTCACCATTTGAAAACTGGTCGTAGGACATCTACAAAGACCTTCAAGTGTCATGTTTGTGGCAAAGATTTTAGTTCTTGCAGCAGACTGAAGAAGCACAAGATTACACACAGAGCCACCAAGAGAATGAGTCAGGAAGATTCTGCAAGTCAGAGTCGTGCTTTTGAGAAGATGAATTTATATTCTAAACGAAGGACTTGTAGTGAGGATAAAGCTTCCAGAGGTGAGACTGAGTTATCATCATTTGCAAGTGCGACAACACCAAGCCCATCATGTCACAACAGCCGTCCAAACTGTGAGCTGTCTAGCGATGACTGCAGCCTTGTTTGTCAGGTTTGTGACAAAGTTTTCACTTGCAGTGAAAACTTTGACAAACACCAGCAGATTTGTGCAGACAGAAGAAAACGTCCAAAGACAGACCCACAGTGTTCCTCAAGCTCAGCTCATCTCTTTGAACTGAATGCTGTTGATAAAACCAAAAAGCTTTTTCCTAGTGAAATGTCACATGAATTACCTGAGGAAATATCTTCCCACTTACCCCAAgatcaaaaatgtaaaagacaCAGTCGCATCAAACAATGCTCCAAATGTAGGGAAATATTTACTTGTTCTACTGACTTGATTAGGCACATGAAAAGTCACACTGAACAGAGTCCCTTTCATTGTTCTTCCTGTGATGAAGAATTTGACAGCTATGAAGACCACGAGACCCACAAGGAAGGTAAACGCCAAGCATCAAACCAGCTTTTAGAGGAATATTCCTCcagcaatgaaaataaaaggaatCGCAAGAACACAATAGTTTCCAGTAAAATAAGTCTGACCTTGACAACTTCAGATGCTCCAGAAGACTTAAAGACTCGTAAACCACCTCTGACTTGTCAGGAATGTGGCCTGCGTTTTACTTACAGCATGAGTTTCGAGAAGCACcagaaaaaatgttcagaagcAGCTTCTCAAAGGAAAACAAGCACAAACTATTTAATTATCTGTGGGTGTGATTTATTCTCAGCTGATAACTCTAATGAGAGCAACGATGAGAAGAGTTCTGAGACAGTGGAAACCAAAACGGCAACAACACCATCTACCGCAGATGATGCAGGAGGCTCCCAGCATAAAACACGAACCTTTAAATGCGGCATGTGTGATGCAGACTTTTCAAAAATTGAGCTCCTGAAAAAGCATTACTCAGAGTCACATGATTTCAGAGGCCCATACCCCTGTACTATGTGCAAGAGAAGTTTTTTAAGGTTGTGTGAATTAATTCGTCATCAGCAAAACAAACCATTATTCCTATGCCCTACCTGCAAGAAAGGTTTCAGAGAGCCAGGAGAAATAAAAAGGCATGAAAAAATTCATACTGCAAGAGCAAATGTAACACCATTCGTTTGTGAAACCTGCGGAAGAAGCTTCAAATTCCGCGTTAACTTGATTATGCACCAGAGAAAGCATAGAGAACGTCCACCCAATGTTTGTTCATACTGTGGGAAACAGTTCAGTTCAAAGGACAGCTTGAAAGCACACATGGTGAGACACACAGATGGGTACCCATGCCCAGTGTGTGGAAAGAAATTCTATCAGAAAACATACCTTACATATCATCTGAATAGACACACAGGGCAGGAGAACTACCTCTGTGAGACCTGTGGGAAAGGCTGGCCGACTGCAGCTCAGCTCAAGGTTCACATGGTTAAACATACAGAAGGACGACCTTTTAAGTGTGACGACTGTGGGGCAACTTACAAGTGGGAATCTGGTTTGATTGCTCACCACAGAGCCAAACATGTCGGGTTGCGGCcgtttgtgtgtgagttttgCAGCAAGGCCTTTAGAATTAACAgtgagttaaaaaaacacatgatggTCCACACAGGGGAACGGCCATTCTCGTGTCCAATGTGCGgcaaaaaatttacaaaaagcTTTAACCTCAAGAAGCACAGAGAAAAGCCATGTCTGTAG
- the LOC117826759 gene encoding uncharacterized protein LOC117826759 isoform X3, whose product MAAVSSQNFHSDKMSKTLTENGFPPLSSFRLIVPPLQLVSAALLEIVKQGAVMYYGVLEEFITTVLETAHELLTDTERLQLVIGLRAKVLLELCRNDSYADQQTFQHNLSEMNTFIANQDNETSNSEVKASVANFVKLVHTLVENRCQKEAFYQNIFPTVFGPKYDSALQALMKKFLFNLQKLLPVPSLEQVGT is encoded by the exons ATGGCGGCGGTGTCGAGCCAAAATTTCCATAGCGACAAAATGAGCAAGACTTTAACGGAGAATG gtttccctcccctctcctctttccgTCTCATCGTCCCCCCTCTGCAGCTTGTGTCTGCAGCTCTTTTGGAGATAGTGAAGCAGGGAGCTGTGATGTACTACGGTGTGCTGGAGGAGTTCATTACCACAGTCCTGGAAACAGCTCATGAGCTTCTCACCGACACAGAGAGACTCCAACTAGTGATTGGCCTACGTGCAAAG GTATTGCTAGAGCTCTGTCGCAATGATTCATATGCAGACCAGCAGACCTTTCAGCATAATTTGAGTGAAATGAACACCTTCATTGCAAACCAGGATAACGAG ACCTCCAATTCTGAGGTCAAAGCTTCAGTTGCAAACTTTGTGAAGCTTGTTCACACTCTAGTTGAAAATCGGTGCCAGAAGGAGGCCTTTTATCAG aaTATCTTTCCAACAGTGTTTGGCCCTAAATATGACTCAGCACTACAAGCTCTGATGAAGAAATTCCTCTTTAACCTACAGAAGCTGCTTCCTGTCCCTAGCCTTGAACAAGTGGGTACCTGA
- the LOC117826759 gene encoding zinc finger protein 271-like isoform X2: MQVLLELCRNDSYADQQTFQHNLSEMNTFIANQDNETSNSEVKASVANFVKLVHTLVENRCQKEAFYQNIFPTVFGPKYDSALQALMKKFLFNLQKLLPVPSLEQTSLWLSLSPAILKECVDFINQPQPLKTLIQHHKHHGHKVPQAFSSSGDHCILSSLSFHLPKVDNDKGYTQVKSEPTCDSQDWQMDNVLYREIKKDNEEDFKVDYADFVSNVEEPGQQCVNAVTEDQGASVEVILPSFDETESSDDDLDKKWFHHLKTGRRTSTKTFKCHVCGKDFSSCSRLKKHKITHRATKRMSQEDSASQSRAFEKMNLYSKRRTCSEDKASRGETELSSFASATTPSPSCHNSRPNCELSSDDCSLVCQVCDKVFTCSENFDKHQQICADRRKRPKTDPQCSSSSAHLFELNAVDKTKKLFPSEMSHELPEEISSHLPQDQKCKRHSRIKQCSKCREIFTCSTDLIRHMKSHTEQSPFHCSSCDEEFDSYEDHETHKEGKRQASNQLLEEYSSSNENKRNRKNTIVSSKISLTLTTSDAPEDLKTRKPPLTCQECGLRFTYSMSFEKHQKKCSEAASQRKTSTNYLIICGCDLFSADNSNESNDEKSSETVETKTATTPSTADDAGGSQHKTRTFKCGMCDADFSKIELLKKHYSESHDFRGPYPCTMCKRSFLRLCELIRHQQNKPLFLCPTCKKGFREPGEIKRHEKIHTARANVTPFVCETCGRSFKFRVNLIMHQRKHRERPPNVCSYCGKQFSSKDSLKAHMVRHTDGYPCPVCGKKFYQKTYLTYHLNRHTGQENYLCETCGKGWPTAAQLKVHMVKHTEGRPFKCDDCGATYKWESGLIAHHRAKHVGLRPFVCEFCSKAFRINSELKKHMMVHTGERPFSCPMCGKKFTKSFNLKKHREKPCL, from the exons ATGCAG GTATTGCTAGAGCTCTGTCGCAATGATTCATATGCAGACCAGCAGACCTTTCAGCATAATTTGAGTGAAATGAACACCTTCATTGCAAACCAGGATAACGAG ACCTCCAATTCTGAGGTCAAAGCTTCAGTTGCAAACTTTGTGAAGCTTGTTCACACTCTAGTTGAAAATCGGTGCCAGAAGGAGGCCTTTTATCAG aaTATCTTTCCAACAGTGTTTGGCCCTAAATATGACTCAGCACTACAAGCTCTGATGAAGAAATTCCTCTTTAACCTACAGAAGCTGCTTCCTGTCCCTAGCCTTGAACAA ACTTCCTTGTGGCTCAGCCTCTCCCCTGCTATCTTAAAAGAGTGTGTGGACTTCATAAATCAGCCTCAGCCACTGAAAACACTTATTCAACATCACAAACACCATGGGCACAAAGTTCCACAAG ccttttcttcctctggCGATCATTGCATCCTCTCCAGTCTGTCCTTTCACCTACCAAAAGTGGACAATGACAAAGGCTACACCCAAGTCAAATCTGAACCCACATGTGACTCACAAGATTGGCAGATGGATAACGTTCTTTACAGAGAGATCAAAAAAGATAATGAAGAAGACTTCAAGGTGGACTATGCAGATTTTGTGAGTAATGTTGAAGAACCTGGACAGCAGTGTGTCAATGCTGTCACTGAAGACCAGGGAGCCTCTGTGGAAGTAATACTTCCATCTTTTGATGAAACTGAATCTAGTGATGATGACCTGGACAAAAAATGGTTTCACCATTTGAAAACTGGTCGTAGGACATCTACAAAGACCTTCAAGTGTCATGTTTGTGGCAAAGATTTTAGTTCTTGCAGCAGACTGAAGAAGCACAAGATTACACACAGAGCCACCAAGAGAATGAGTCAGGAAGATTCTGCAAGTCAGAGTCGTGCTTTTGAGAAGATGAATTTATATTCTAAACGAAGGACTTGTAGTGAGGATAAAGCTTCCAGAGGTGAGACTGAGTTATCATCATTTGCAAGTGCGACAACACCAAGCCCATCATGTCACAACAGCCGTCCAAACTGTGAGCTGTCTAGCGATGACTGCAGCCTTGTTTGTCAGGTTTGTGACAAAGTTTTCACTTGCAGTGAAAACTTTGACAAACACCAGCAGATTTGTGCAGACAGAAGAAAACGTCCAAAGACAGACCCACAGTGTTCCTCAAGCTCAGCTCATCTCTTTGAACTGAATGCTGTTGATAAAACCAAAAAGCTTTTTCCTAGTGAAATGTCACATGAATTACCTGAGGAAATATCTTCCCACTTACCCCAAgatcaaaaatgtaaaagacaCAGTCGCATCAAACAATGCTCCAAATGTAGGGAAATATTTACTTGTTCTACTGACTTGATTAGGCACATGAAAAGTCACACTGAACAGAGTCCCTTTCATTGTTCTTCCTGTGATGAAGAATTTGACAGCTATGAAGACCACGAGACCCACAAGGAAGGTAAACGCCAAGCATCAAACCAGCTTTTAGAGGAATATTCCTCcagcaatgaaaataaaaggaatCGCAAGAACACAATAGTTTCCAGTAAAATAAGTCTGACCTTGACAACTTCAGATGCTCCAGAAGACTTAAAGACTCGTAAACCACCTCTGACTTGTCAGGAATGTGGCCTGCGTTTTACTTACAGCATGAGTTTCGAGAAGCACcagaaaaaatgttcagaagcAGCTTCTCAAAGGAAAACAAGCACAAACTATTTAATTATCTGTGGGTGTGATTTATTCTCAGCTGATAACTCTAATGAGAGCAACGATGAGAAGAGTTCTGAGACAGTGGAAACCAAAACGGCAACAACACCATCTACCGCAGATGATGCAGGAGGCTCCCAGCATAAAACACGAACCTTTAAATGCGGCATGTGTGATGCAGACTTTTCAAAAATTGAGCTCCTGAAAAAGCATTACTCAGAGTCACATGATTTCAGAGGCCCATACCCCTGTACTATGTGCAAGAGAAGTTTTTTAAGGTTGTGTGAATTAATTCGTCATCAGCAAAACAAACCATTATTCCTATGCCCTACCTGCAAGAAAGGTTTCAGAGAGCCAGGAGAAATAAAAAGGCATGAAAAAATTCATACTGCAAGAGCAAATGTAACACCATTCGTTTGTGAAACCTGCGGAAGAAGCTTCAAATTCCGCGTTAACTTGATTATGCACCAGAGAAAGCATAGAGAACGTCCACCCAATGTTTGTTCATACTGTGGGAAACAGTTCAGTTCAAAGGACAGCTTGAAAGCACACATGGTGAGACACACAGATGGGTACCCATGCCCAGTGTGTGGAAAGAAATTCTATCAGAAAACATACCTTACATATCATCTGAATAGACACACAGGGCAGGAGAACTACCTCTGTGAGACCTGTGGGAAAGGCTGGCCGACTGCAGCTCAGCTCAAGGTTCACATGGTTAAACATACAGAAGGACGACCTTTTAAGTGTGACGACTGTGGGGCAACTTACAAGTGGGAATCTGGTTTGATTGCTCACCACAGAGCCAAACATGTCGGGTTGCGGCcgtttgtgtgtgagttttgCAGCAAGGCCTTTAGAATTAACAgtgagttaaaaaaacacatgatggTCCACACAGGGGAACGGCCATTCTCGTGTCCAATGTGCGgcaaaaaatttacaaaaagcTTTAACCTCAAGAAGCACAGAGAAAAGCCATGTCTGTAG